The Zalophus californianus isolate mZalCal1 chromosome 8, mZalCal1.pri.v2, whole genome shotgun sequence genome has a segment encoding these proteins:
- the LOC113938596 gene encoding LOW QUALITY PROTEIN: ORC ubiquitin ligase 1-like (The sequence of the model RefSeq protein was modified relative to this genomic sequence to represent the inferred CDS: inserted 2 bases in 1 codon; deleted 2 bases in 2 codons; substituted 1 base at 1 genomic stop codon), translating into MAQTMQNVTLSLTLPITCHICLGKVCQPVTCINNHVFCSICIDLWLKNNSQCPACRVPIMPENPCKEIIGGTNKSEPMPSHTVRKCLRKTRLELLHKEYEDEIDCLQKEVEDLKSKNLSLESQIKTILDPLTLMQGNQNEDKHPVADNPSKIDPETVAEWKKKLRTANEIYEKVKDDVDKLKEANKKLKLENGGLVRENLRLKAEVDNRSPQQFGRFTVAALQSKVEQHEHETNCLKKALKXSDKYIEELESQIAQLKNSSEEKEAMNSICQRALSTDGKGSIGNEEDMPSKNQGDGARKQLGSPTSSSHLAKPSSSSARQESTSKTEPNCSKNKDLYQKQVEIMLDVTDTSMDTYLEREWGNKPSDCIPYKDEELYDLPASCIPLSLSCLQLSTPENRESSVVKAVSFKKHSNHLRKLVFDDFCDSPNVCNKESSEDDRSENENKSVFYFLRDRVFYAQNLNFESSEGNTIANSVGEIFFKLSEKSGSCLSKRLNSICSFEMNWTRTSSEASMDAAYLDKISKSPCNNGFKSVDLDGLSKSSQGSEFLEEPDKLEERTKPNLSKVSLTXDQLENGNDWKPTFSLLSPSDQEMNEDFSLNTSSNPGTNESKPPSCLFQTEFSQGVLLSSSHWLFEDQRFGSSLFTMTSEMHGLHNHLQSPCSTSFVPEKRNKNMNQSTKRKIQSSLSNASPSKATKS; encoded by the exons ATGGCTCAGACCATGCAGAATGTTACATTGTCACTCACTCTGCCCATCACGTGCCACATTTGCTTGGGGAAGGTATGCCAGCCTGTCACATGCATCAACAACCATGTATTTTGTTCAATTTGTATCGATTTGTGGTTGAAGAATAATAGCCAGTGTCCAGCTTGCAGAGTCCCCATCATGCCCGAAAATCCTTGCAAAGAGATCATTGGAGGAACAAACAAAAGTGAACCTATGCCAAGCCATACAGTCAGGAAGTGCCTTCGGAAAACTAGACTTGAGTTACTCCACAAAGAGTATGAGGATGAAATAGATTGTCTGCAGAAAGAAGTAGAAGATCTTAAGAGTAAAAATCTCAGCTTGGAGTCACAAATCAAGACTATTCTGGATCCTTTAACCTTGATGCAAGGCAACCAAAATGAAGACAAGCATCCAGTTGCAGATAATCCAAGTAAAATTGACCCAGAAACTGTAGCAGAGTGGAAGAAAAAACTTAGAACAGCTAATGAAATctatgaaaaagtaaaagatgaTGTGGATAAGTTaaaggaagcaaataaaaaattgaaattggaaAATGGTGGCCTAGTGAGGGAGAATTTACGACTGAAAGCTGAAGTTGATAACAGATCACCCCAGCAGTTTGGAAGGTTTACAGTAGCTGCTCTTCAGTCCAAAGTAGAACAGCATGAACATGAAACCAATTGCCTCAAGAAAGCCCTGAAATGAAGTGATAAGTATATAGAGGAACTAGAATCTCAAATTGCACAGCTAAAAAATTCAAGTGAAGAGAAGGAAGCTATGAATTCCATTTGCCAGAGAGCACTTTCTACAGATGGCAAGGGGAGCATAGGCAATGAGGAGGATATGCCATCAAAGAATCAAGGTGATGGTGCCAGAAAGCAGCTTGGCTCACCCACCTCAAGTTCTCACCTGGCAAAACCTTCTAGCAGTTCTGCCAGGCAGGAAAGCACCAGCAAAACAGAACCAAATTGTTCTAAGAACAAAGACCTATATCAAAAACAAGTGGAAATAATGTTAGATGTGACAGATACAAGTATGGATACTTATTTGGAAAGAGAATGGGGTAATAAGCCAAGTGACTGTATACCCTACAAAGATGAAGAACTTTATGATCTTCCAGCTTCTTGTATTCCTTTGTCCCttagttgccttcagctcagtacTCCAGAAAACAGAGAGAGTTCTGTAGTCAAAGCAGTAAGTTTCAAAAAGCACTCAAACCATCTCAGAAAATTGGTGTTTGATGATTTTTGTGATTCTCCGAATGTTTGTAATAAAGAGTCATCAGAAGATGatagaagtgaaaatgaaaataaatcagtgttttACTTCCTCAGAGACAGGGTTTTCTATGCACAAAACTTGAATTTTGAAAGCTCAGAGGGAAACACAATAGCAAATTCTgttggagaaatt ttttttaaattaagtgagAAATCAGGCTCATGCTTATCTAAGAGGTTGAATTCTATTTGCTCTTTTGAAATGAATTGGACAAGAACATCCAGTGAAGCATCCATGGACGCAGCTTACCTTGACAAAATCAGCAAGAGCCCTTGTAATAACGGTTTTAAGTCAGTGGATTTGGATGGGTTATCAAAGTCGTCTCAAGGCAGTGAATTTCTTGAGGAACCAGATAAGTTAGAAGAAAGAACTAAGCCAAACCTTTCCAAAGTTTCTCTAAC TGATCAgttagaaaatggaaatgattggAAACccactttttctctcctctctccatctgaccaagaaatgaatgaagatttttctctcaaTACCAGTTCTAACCCAGGAACTAATGAAAGCAAACCCCCAAGCTGTTTGTTTCAGACTGAGTTTTCCCAGGGTGTTTTGTTAAGCAGTTCACACTGGCTATTTGAAGATCAGAGGTTTGGGTCATCTTTATTTACGATGACCTCAGAGATGCATGGTCTTCATAACCACCTTCAGTCTCCTTGCTCTACTTCCTTTGTGCCtgagaagaggaat aaaaatatgaatcaatcaacaaaaagaaaaatccagagcAGTCTTTCCAATGCCAGCCCATCAAAAGCAACTAAAAGTTGA
- the PAX1 gene encoding paired box protein Pax-1, producing the protein MKFTLGLGSRAWRVSWERPAAATGQGEGGCALGGGARRVSSPRPGRRGSRLARALPLCLSRGGGARALPDCAGPSPGRLGSRQLAGPRAMEQTYGEVNQLGGVFVNGRPLPNAIRLRIVELAQLGIRPCDISRQLRVSHGCVSKILARYNETGSILPGAIGGSKPRVTTPNVVKHIRDYKQGDPGIFAWEIRDRLLADGVCDKYNVPSVSSISRILRNKIGSLAQPGPYEASKQPPPQPALPYNHIYQYPYPSPVSSTGAKMGSHHGVPGTAGHVSIPRSWPSAHSVSNILGIRTFMEQTGALAGSEGAAYSPKMEDWASVNRTAFPATPAVNGLEKPALEADIKYTQSASGLPAVGGFLPACAYPASNQHGVYSAPAGGYLAPGPPWPPAQPPPLAPPGAGVTVHGGELAAAMTFKHPSREVADRKPSSPGGKAPDGLSSLHGLPIPASTS; encoded by the exons ATGAAGTTCACTCTAGGCCTGGGGTCGCGGGCGTGGAGAGTGTCCTGGGAGCGCCCGGCGGCGGCGACGGGCCAGGGGGAGGGCGGCTGCGCGCTCGGCGGCGGCGCACGGCGCGTTTCCAGCCCGCGGCCCGGCCGCCGCGGCTCCCGACTCGCGCGCGCCCTCCCTCTATGCCTCTCCCGCGGCGGCGGCGCCCGAGCTCTCCCGGACTGTGCCGGGCCCAGTCCCGGCCGCCTCGGCTCCAGGCAGCTGGCTGGCCCGCGCGCTATGG AGCAGACGTACGGCGAGGTGAACCAGCTGGGCGGCGTGTTCGTCAACGGCCGCCCCCTGCCCAACGCCATCCGCTTGCGCATCGTGGAGCTGGCGCAGTTGGGCATCCGACCCTGTGACATCAGCCGGCAGCTTCGCGTATCCCACGGCTGCGTGAGCAAGATCTTGGCGCGCTACAACGAGACAGGCTCCATCCTGCCCGGGGCCATCGGGGGCAGCAAACCCCGCGTCACTACCCCCAACGTGGTCAAGCACATCCGGGACTATAAGCAGGGCGACCCTGGCATTTTTGCCTGGGAGATCCGCGACCGGCTGCTGGCCGATGGCGTCTGCGACAAGTACAACGTGCCCTCTGTGAGCTCCATCAGCCGAATCCTGCGCAATAAGATTGGCAGCCTGGCGCAGCCTGGGCCCTACGAGGCGAGCAagcagccgccgccgcagccggCGCTGCCCTACAACCATATCTACCAGTATCCCTACCCCAGCCCTGTGTCGTCTACGGGCGCCAAGATGGGCAGCCACCACGGGGTCCCGGGCACAGCAGGCCACGTCAGCATACCCCGTTCATGGCCCTCGGCGCACTCGGTCAGCAACATCCTTGGCATTCGGACGTTTATGGAGCAAACAG GGGCCCTGGCTGGGAGCGAAGGTGCCGCCTACTCCCCCAAGATGGAAGACTGGGCCAGCGTGAACCGCACGGCCTTCCCGGCCACTCCAGCAGTGAATGGTCTCGAGAAGCCTGCCTTGGAGGCGGACATTAAATACACTCAG TCGGCCTCTGGACTCCCTGCGGTAGGCGGTTTCCTGCCGGCGTGTGCCTACCCGGCTTCCAACCAGCACGGCGTGTACAGTGCACCCGCCGGCGGCTACCTCGCCCCGGGCCCGCCATGGCCGCCAGCGCAGCCGCCCCCGCTGGCGCCTCCCGGGGCCGGCGTCACAGTCCACGGTGGGGAACTGGCCGCAGCGATGACCTTCAAGCATCCCAGCCGGGAAG TGGCCGATCGGAAGCCGTCCAGCCCCGGCGGCAAGGCCCCGGATGGCCTCAGTAGCTTACACGGACTGCCCATCCCGGCCTCGACCTCCTAG